The Granulicella sp. 5B5 nucleotide sequence GCGATAGAAGCAGTAAACAGCCACCAGCCGCAGGCTTTCGCATCAAAGAGCATCATGGGGATCAGACCTCCACAAGTCCGCCCCTAACTCTCCATCGCTCAAGATTTTAAATCAAAAAGTACCCGGGGGGAGGGGTGGGGGTACCACCACCTTCCGCAATAAATCAGCGTTCCACGTGCAACACTACTTCGCCGGCTCACCCTTCACATCCGGCCCAAGCTCCACCCGCGTCCGAATCAGCGTATCCGCAACCATACGCCCGAACACAGCCTTACCCTTGTCGTTCAGGTGCGTGCGGTCCAGCTTCGCAGCGGCACCATTCTCCGCCTTGGCATCGGCATGTCCCACTGCATCGAACGCATCGGCCTGCGCCTGCGTCATCGTATCCAGCAGCTTCGTCGACATCGCATTCAGGTCGATGCAAGTGATGCCCTCTTCCGCCGCCATACGCCGAGCCGCTGCCGCATAGTCGTTCAGGTCCTCCTTCACCTTGCCATCGACAAACGTCCTCCTGCTCAGCGGCGTAACGATCACCGGCACAGCACCAATCGCCCGAGTCTCCGCAACATACTGCTTCAGCTGCGCCGCATACGTCGTCTCCGGATCGGTATGCCGCGCCGCATCCGGCTTCTGGTCGTTGTGCCCGAACTGGATCAGGTAGTAGTCACCCTTCTGCGCCAACGCCTTCGCCCACGCACCCTCATCACGGAAGCTCTTGCTGCTCCGCCCATTCAGTGCATCGTCGATGCACCTCACCTGCGGCGCCATCAGCGCACAGAACCCAGGCCCCCAACCGCCCTCCGGCGCCGTCGTCGAATCCCCCACCAGCACAATCGTCACCGGGCCGCCCTCATAGATCTTCATCGCCTTCACACCCGCTGGCGGCAGCTTCGCCGCCTCCGGCAGCACATACCGGAACATCGCCGGCACCACCTGCCCCAGGTCCACCGCCACCATGCGCCCGAACACATAGCTTCCCGCCCAGTTCAGGTGCGTCTTGTCCGGGATCGTGTTGCCATCTTTGTCTTTCTTACTGATGCCCAGTTTGTCGGCAGCAGTCGGCCCAATCTTCTCCAGGTACGCAATGCTCTCCGTCTGCAGGTCGACCAGCGGCACCTTCATCTCCATCGCCACGCCCTGCATCGCCTCGCAGTGCTCAGTCAGGTCGCTATGGATCTTGCCATCCTCGCCGAAGTATCGCCGCGTGATCGGAGTCACCAGCACCGGCTTGATGCCCGCCGCCCGCGCCTCGCTCACGAACACCTTCAGGTTCCGCACATAGTCCGGTATCGGCACCTGCCGGTCGAGATGCTCCTTCGTCACCAGGTCGTTATGCCCAAACTGGATCACCATGTAATCCGGCTTCGTCGCCAGCGCGTGGTCCCATAGCCCCTGCTCGCGATACGTCTTCGTGCTCGCGCCGCCCTTCGCCATGTCCAGGCAATCAACCCGCGCATCGAAGTTCGCGCAGAACCCGCGCCCATAACCCGCGTTCTCTGTCTGCGTCGAATCGCCAATTAAATCAACCCTTACAGCGATGCCCGGCTTTCTCACCGCAGCCGTCGCAGCATCGAACGCCAGCGCAGGATCACCCTGCCCCACCGCCACGCCACAACACATCGCCACACTCAGTACCAAAACAAAACAACGCTTCACCAATTCAGACCTCACTCCAGGTAACGCCATGGTATACATGCTTCCGTCCATTTGACATCTGCGCACACTGGCATACTACCGCTCCACAAGCAACCCCTTAAGCACCACGCATTGCTCCGCTGCACCTCTGCCGACTGCCACCTCCGGGCTAAAGTTTCAGCCCATTTAGCCGAGTTCTATACGACAAAGGAGCACCTATGCAGACATGATTCGCAGCATCCGTTATCTCCAGGCTCGCCCACTGCGCCGCCCTCGCCTTCACATCATCTGCCGCGGCTCAGTCGGATGGGGTCTTCTGTTTTCCCGCTTCCTCACAACTCAGCGCCCGCTCACCTTCGCAAAGTCGATGAATGCGCGCGCCGGATTGGTGTGGATCAGCTTCACGTTCACCTTGTCGCCGACATCCAGCCCCTGCTCGTTCTGCACCACGCGCCCTTCGAACGGCGGCCGGATCACGCGCACATACACGCCCTTGTCGCTCGCGCCCGTAACCACACCCGGAAACACCTGGCCCACGCGGTCAGCCATGGCTACAGCCGCCACGCGCTTCTGCATATCGCGCTCGATCTTCCGCAGCGCCTTGTCTGCATCGTTGCAATGCTGCGCAATCGCGCCAAGTTCTTCATCGCTGTACGGAGCAGGCTCATTCCGCGTCATCGCGTGCAGCACACGCTGCGTTACCAGGTCGGGAAATCGCCGGTTCGGTGCGGTCGAGTGCGTGTAGTCTCGTGCCGCCAGTCCGAAGTGTCCAGTCGGATCGTCATCCGGCCGCATCAGCATGTACTGCCCTGGCCCCATCAGCTTGATTACCGCAACCGCCAGGTCCGGATAGTGAATTGAGTCCGTCCGCCGTTGCTCTTCCAGAAAGTTGTTCAAAGCCACCGAGTCCGGATTCACCGGCAGCTCCGTGCCATGCTCATGCGCCAGTGCCACAATGCGGTCCCAGCGCCGCGGCACCACCACCACGCGCTGCAATCCGCTGCGCCCACCTTTGCGCAGAGTCCGCGCCATCACTCCGTTGGCAGCCACCATCAGGTCTTCGATCAGGTTCATCGCACGGTTCTGCGTAGCTTCACCGATGTCGATCACACGGCCGTCGACCACCACTGGGTCAGCCTCGGCCTTATGAAACTCCAGCGCACCGCGCTTCACCCGCGCCGCATGCAGAAGCTGCACCGCCTCGTCCTGCAGCTTCAACTGCTCTGCCAGCCAGTTTGCCGGCAGGCCATCGCCACCTCCCAGGCTCGCATCCGCATCATGCTCCCGCGCGCTGTCACTCCGCAACGACATCACATCGTCATCAACTACACCCGCGGCCGTCTTCTCCAGCCACGGTCCCACACGCGAGTACGCCAGCTGCGCGCGGTTCCGCACCATCGCCAGCGAAACGCCCTCTTCCACAATCTCCCCTTCGGCGCCTA carries:
- a CDS encoding GDSL-type esterase/lipase family protein — protein: MCCGVAVGQGDPALAFDAATAAVRKPGIAVRVDLIGDSTQTENAGYGRGFCANFDARVDCLDMAKGGASTKTYREQGLWDHALATKPDYMVIQFGHNDLVTKEHLDRQVPIPDYVRNLKVFVSEARAAGIKPVLVTPITRRYFGEDGKIHSDLTEHCEAMQGVAMEMKVPLVDLQTESIAYLEKIGPTAADKLGISKKDKDGNTIPDKTHLNWAGSYVFGRMVAVDLGQVVPAMFRYVLPEAAKLPPAGVKAMKIYEGGPVTIVLVGDSTTAPEGGWGPGFCALMAPQVRCIDDALNGRSSKSFRDEGAWAKALAQKGDYYLIQFGHNDQKPDAARHTDPETTYAAQLKQYVAETRAIGAVPVIVTPLSRRTFVDGKVKEDLNDYAAAARRMAAEEGITCIDLNAMSTKLLDTMTQAQADAFDAVGHADAKAENGAAAKLDRTHLNDKGKAVFGRMVADTLIRTRVELGPDVKGEPAK
- a CDS encoding RNB domain-containing ribonuclease, whose protein sequence is MSFRKHDDHGKHNRQHQTNEQHGEGGHPPFGSWHPDGTHHVPFDLAQAALDEMHTAGFKPEFGDGVAEQMAAIEQRYASLAVPSGVEDLRPLGWSSIDNDTSRDLDQIEVADRVPGGIRLRVAIGDVAAAVEQDSPIDKHAEVQTQTIYTAVKNFPMLPLELSTGLTSLNEAADRLAVMMTFVVGAEGEIVEEGVSLAMVRNRAQLAYSRVGPWLEKTAAGVVDDDVMSLRSDSAREHDADASLGGGDGLPANWLAEQLKLQDEAVQLLHAARVKRGALEFHKAEADPVVVDGRVIDIGEATQNRAMNLIEDLMVAANGVMARTLRKGGRSGLQRVVVVPRRWDRIVALAHEHGTELPVNPDSVALNNFLEEQRRTDSIHYPDLAVAVIKLMGPGQYMLMRPDDDPTGHFGLAARDYTHSTAPNRRFPDLVTQRVLHAMTRNEPAPYSDEELGAIAQHCNDADKALRKIERDMQKRVAAVAMADRVGQVFPGVVTGASDKGVYVRVIRPPFEGRVVQNEQGLDVGDKVNVKLIHTNPARAFIDFAKVSGR